In the genome of Mycobacterium kansasii ATCC 12478, one region contains:
- a CDS encoding M24 family metallopeptidase, producing MPTEVLPDDRALRLGRRQRALEQMAAHDLDVLVLGRQANVRYVSGTPQLWVAGTRPFGPTCVLVRATGAVHLLSTWDEGVPDDIPHENLYGISWNPLTTIAVLQRIEGAATARRVGTDALSPVFARLLPTAFPNAQLVDGELAMRAARRIKTDDEVAALRQAIAVAESGLAAAVAELRPGVREQLLAAVLLEALAAGGVSTPSNQDVAWVTSRDHPWRLASRDGHVHDGDLVAFSAGVLAGGYIGEVGRTWPAGGGAGATALYRRWESLWDRLIAACQPDAGARGLLAAYAASGEPDPPMPVARGLGMGFDPPLISTQLPQTATDERLEPGMVLAVTGYVWEPGIGAVFGREAVLITADGPEVLTASPMWRA from the coding sequence ATGCCGACTGAGGTCCTGCCCGACGACCGGGCGTTGCGCCTGGGGCGCCGGCAACGGGCGCTGGAGCAGATGGCCGCGCACGATCTCGACGTCCTGGTTCTCGGTCGCCAGGCCAATGTCCGTTATGTCTCCGGCACACCGCAGTTGTGGGTCGCCGGGACCCGCCCGTTCGGCCCGACGTGTGTGCTGGTGCGCGCCACGGGCGCCGTTCATCTGCTCAGCACCTGGGATGAGGGTGTCCCCGACGACATCCCCCACGAGAACCTGTATGGGATCTCCTGGAATCCGCTGACCACCATTGCGGTGTTGCAGCGCATCGAGGGCGCCGCGACCGCCCGGCGGGTGGGAACCGACGCGCTGTCACCGGTTTTCGCGCGCCTGCTGCCGACGGCTTTTCCCAATGCTCAACTGGTGGACGGCGAATTGGCAATGCGTGCCGCGCGGCGGATCAAGACCGACGACGAAGTGGCCGCGTTGCGTCAGGCCATCGCGGTGGCCGAATCGGGATTGGCCGCAGCCGTAGCCGAGTTGCGGCCCGGGGTTCGCGAACAACTCTTGGCCGCGGTGCTGTTGGAAGCTCTGGCCGCCGGCGGGGTGAGCACGCCGTCGAATCAGGACGTCGCCTGGGTGACCTCGCGCGATCACCCGTGGCGCCTGGCGAGCCGTGACGGTCACGTGCACGACGGCGACTTGGTCGCCTTTTCGGCCGGAGTGCTGGCCGGCGGCTACATCGGTGAGGTGGGCCGGACCTGGCCCGCCGGCGGCGGTGCCGGCGCCACGGCTCTTTACCGGCGCTGGGAAAGCCTGTGGGACCGGCTGATTGCGGCGTGTCAACCGGATGCCGGCGCCCGCGGGCTGTTGGCGGCTTACGCCGCATCCGGAGAGCCGGACCCGCCGATGCCGGTGGCGCGGGGACTGGGCATGGGGTTCGACCCGCCGCTCATCTCCACACAGCTACCGCAGACAGCGACCGACGAACGATTGGAGCCGGGAATGGTTCTTGCCGTGACGGGGTACGTCTGGGAACCGGGGATCGGCGCGGTGTTCGGCCGTGAAGCCGTGTTGATCACCGCCGACGGACCCGAAGTGCTGACGGCCAGCCCGATGTGGCGGGCATAG
- a CDS encoding SDR family NAD(P)-dependent oxidoreductase, giving the protein MAGSTGFAGRGAVITGGASGIGLATATEFARRGAAVVLADVDQPGLEQAVTHLRAGGFEAHGVMCDVRHLREVTHLADEASRLLDRVDIVFSNAGIVVAGPIADMTHDDWRWVIDIDLWGSIHAVEAFLPGLLEHGGHIAFTASFAGLVPNAGLGAYGVAKYGVVSLAETLAREVKDRGVGVSVLCPMVVDTKLVSNSERIRGADYGLSAAPDVTGTTGSLPAQDDSLTVDDVARLTADAIAANRLYVLPHQAARASIRRRFERIDRTFDQQAAEGWCH; this is encoded by the coding sequence ATGGCGGGATCTACCGGATTTGCCGGGCGCGGGGCGGTCATCACCGGGGGCGCGAGCGGCATCGGTTTGGCCACCGCCACCGAGTTCGCCCGTCGCGGCGCGGCTGTGGTGCTCGCCGACGTAGACCAGCCCGGGCTCGAACAGGCCGTCACGCACCTGCGTGCCGGTGGCTTCGAGGCGCACGGCGTGATGTGCGACGTCCGCCATCTGCGCGAAGTCACCCATCTCGCCGACGAGGCGTCCCGCCTGCTGGACCGCGTCGACATCGTCTTCAGCAACGCCGGCATTGTCGTCGCGGGTCCGATCGCCGACATGACGCACGACGACTGGCGCTGGGTGATCGATATCGACCTGTGGGGCTCGATTCATGCCGTCGAGGCATTCTTGCCGGGTCTGCTCGAACATGGCGGTCATATCGCGTTCACCGCATCCTTCGCCGGGCTGGTGCCCAATGCCGGCCTCGGGGCGTATGGCGTCGCCAAGTACGGCGTCGTCAGCCTGGCCGAAACCCTGGCCCGCGAGGTCAAGGACCGCGGAGTCGGCGTTTCGGTGCTGTGCCCCATGGTCGTTGACACCAAACTGGTCTCCAACTCCGAACGAATCCGTGGCGCGGATTACGGGCTGTCGGCGGCGCCGGACGTGACTGGGACGACCGGTTCGCTGCCGGCGCAAGATGACAGCCTCACCGTTGACGACGTCGCGCGGCTGACGGCCGACGCGATTGCGGCCAACCGCCTTTATGTGCTGCCGCACCAGGCCGCCCGGGCCTCCATCCGCCGCAGGTTCGAGCGGATCGATCGCACCTTCGACCAGCAGGCCGCCGAGGGTTGGTGCCACTAA
- a CDS encoding mycofactocin-coupled SDR family oxidoreductase, translating to MAEDRQGRVEGKVAFITGAARGQGRSHAVRLAQEGADIIAVDVCKPIVANTTIPASTPEDLAETADLVKGHNRRIFTAEVDVRDYDALKAAVDTGVEQLGRLDIIVANAGIGNGGDTLDKTTEHDWQEMIDVNLSGVWKTVKAAVPHLIAGGHGGSIILTSSVGGLKAYPHCGNYVAAKHGVVGLMRSFAVELGQHMIRVNSVHPTHVRTPMLHNEGTFKMFRPDLENPGPDDMAPICQMFHTLPIPWVEAEDISNAVLFLASDESRYITGVTLPVDAGGCLK from the coding sequence ATGGCTGAAGACCGTCAAGGCCGTGTCGAGGGAAAAGTCGCCTTCATCACCGGGGCGGCGCGCGGTCAGGGCCGCAGCCACGCGGTGCGATTGGCGCAGGAAGGCGCCGACATCATCGCCGTCGACGTGTGCAAACCAATCGTCGCCAACACCACCATCCCGGCCTCGACTCCCGAGGACCTCGCCGAGACAGCCGACCTCGTCAAGGGTCACAACCGCAGAATCTTCACGGCCGAGGTCGACGTGCGCGACTACGACGCACTCAAAGCTGCGGTGGATACCGGCGTGGAACAGCTGGGCCGTCTGGACATCATCGTGGCAAACGCCGGGATCGGTAACGGCGGCGACACCCTGGACAAGACCACCGAACACGACTGGCAAGAGATGATCGACGTCAACCTGTCGGGTGTGTGGAAGACAGTCAAAGCCGCCGTGCCCCATCTGATTGCCGGCGGCCACGGCGGTTCGATCATCCTGACCAGTTCGGTGGGCGGGCTGAAGGCCTACCCCCATTGCGGGAACTATGTGGCGGCCAAACATGGCGTGGTGGGCCTGATGCGGTCGTTCGCAGTCGAGTTGGGACAGCACATGATTCGGGTAAACTCGGTGCATCCGACACATGTGCGCACCCCGATGCTGCACAACGAGGGCACCTTCAAGATGTTCCGTCCGGACCTGGAGAATCCGGGTCCCGACGACATGGCGCCGATCTGTCAGATGTTCCACACGCTGCCGATTCCGTGGGTTGAGGCCGAGGACATCAGCAATGCCGTGCTGTTCCTGGCCTCCGACGAATCCCGGTACATCACCGGTGTCACCCTGCCCGTCGACGCGGGCGGCTGCCTGAAATAA
- a CDS encoding CaiB/BaiF CoA transferase family protein has product MTEQPAVEPPLAGYTVVELSTGIAGAYCTKLLADGGADVIKVEPPEGDPLRSWSASGAVIDPGADGALFSFLNGGKHSVVADPASAADPDLVETLLASADAVVWSAGSAVAARFRPEEMHHRHRHLVVTSITPFGLEGPWRDRPATEFTLQAWSGGIVGLGRGVPDRAPVFVGGQVGEYLAGAYASAATLASRYRQIDSGTGELIDLSMLESQILGLTYYPVTYFEMLGRPWRDARKLTVPGVAQARDGLVDLGCGTAQQWFDLCAMVGRPEWIDEDSPLSITEQANIHADEIYAWVRSRPVDEIRELATAFRIPNAPVANGANIGSLDHFRERGCFVTNPRDGFLQPGHPYRMWPARLRRPEPAPRLGEHTKRYRSIRPIPRPSPAVTATSLPLSGIRVLDMTTFWAGPCCTHFLAMLGAEVIHIESTSRPDGTRLIAGIPVTEDQWWEKSPIFAALNSNKKDLTLDLGSPRGREVLHRLIATCDVIAENFTPRVIEQMGLDFATIQSIRPDVVMLRMPGFGLDGPWRDNPAFAYVIESAAGISWLTGYPDLPPFEPYSVGDPNSGVHAVSALLLALEHRRRTGQGVLVESAMVDAALSIAGEQIIEYTAYGAVLQRTGNHGPGAVPQNLYRTADIDEFGRLDSWVAIAVATDEQWHNLCAALGSPSWATDPALATADGRRAREDAIDDHLAPWCVSRSGDEIVATLWNAGVPVAKVMQPHRQPELAQLVARGFFEVIDHPVNGAVRLSSMPMRLSGGPCRFHTEPAPLLGQHNRELLTGLGLPAAEIAELEADGVIGRTPAMYSAT; this is encoded by the coding sequence GTGACGGAACAACCAGCGGTCGAGCCGCCCCTGGCCGGCTACACGGTGGTGGAGTTGTCCACCGGTATCGCGGGCGCCTACTGCACCAAACTGCTGGCCGACGGCGGCGCCGACGTCATCAAAGTCGAACCGCCAGAAGGTGATCCGTTGCGCTCCTGGTCTGCTTCGGGAGCCGTCATCGACCCGGGGGCCGACGGGGCGTTGTTCAGCTTCCTGAACGGCGGCAAGCACAGCGTGGTAGCCGATCCCGCCAGCGCGGCCGACCCCGACTTGGTCGAGACGTTGTTGGCCTCGGCTGACGCGGTGGTGTGGTCAGCCGGTTCGGCGGTCGCCGCGCGTTTCAGACCCGAGGAGATGCATCACCGTCATCGGCACCTCGTCGTCACGTCGATCACCCCTTTCGGACTGGAAGGCCCGTGGCGCGACCGTCCCGCGACCGAGTTCACCCTGCAGGCGTGGTCGGGTGGCATAGTCGGCTTGGGACGCGGGGTCCCGGACCGGGCGCCGGTGTTCGTCGGCGGCCAGGTCGGCGAATATCTGGCCGGGGCATACGCGAGCGCTGCCACCCTGGCATCTCGTTATCGCCAGATCGACAGTGGGACTGGCGAACTGATCGACTTGTCGATGCTGGAATCCCAGATACTCGGGCTGACCTACTATCCCGTGACGTACTTCGAGATGCTGGGACGGCCCTGGCGCGACGCCCGCAAGCTCACCGTGCCGGGGGTGGCGCAGGCGCGTGACGGATTGGTGGACCTCGGATGTGGAACCGCGCAGCAGTGGTTCGACCTGTGTGCGATGGTCGGCCGCCCGGAGTGGATCGACGAGGACTCACCGCTGTCCATCACCGAACAGGCCAACATCCACGCCGACGAGATCTATGCGTGGGTGCGCAGTCGCCCCGTCGACGAAATCCGGGAACTCGCGACAGCGTTCCGCATTCCCAACGCGCCGGTGGCCAACGGCGCGAACATCGGGTCGCTGGACCACTTCCGGGAGCGTGGTTGCTTCGTGACCAATCCGCGCGACGGGTTCCTGCAGCCGGGTCATCCGTATCGGATGTGGCCGGCTCGGCTTCGCCGGCCCGAACCGGCACCGCGGTTGGGCGAACATACTAAGCGTTACCGGTCCATCCGCCCGATTCCCAGGCCATCACCAGCAGTCACCGCAACATCGCTGCCGCTCAGCGGAATTCGCGTCCTCGACATGACGACCTTCTGGGCGGGGCCCTGCTGTACGCATTTCCTGGCCATGCTCGGCGCCGAGGTCATCCACATCGAGTCCACAAGTCGCCCCGACGGCACCCGGCTGATCGCCGGCATCCCGGTGACCGAGGATCAGTGGTGGGAGAAGTCGCCGATCTTCGCGGCACTGAACAGCAACAAGAAGGACCTCACGCTTGACCTGGGCAGTCCGCGCGGCCGAGAGGTGTTGCATCGGCTCATCGCGACCTGTGACGTGATCGCGGAGAACTTCACGCCCCGGGTAATAGAGCAGATGGGCCTGGATTTCGCGACCATCCAATCGATTCGTCCCGATGTGGTGATGCTGCGCATGCCCGGGTTCGGTCTCGACGGGCCGTGGCGGGACAATCCGGCATTCGCGTACGTCATCGAATCCGCGGCCGGAATCAGCTGGCTGACCGGCTATCCCGACCTTCCGCCGTTCGAGCCGTACTCGGTCGGTGACCCCAATTCGGGCGTGCATGCGGTCAGCGCGCTGCTGCTGGCGCTCGAGCACCGCCGCCGCACCGGCCAGGGCGTGCTGGTGGAATCGGCAATGGTGGATGCGGCACTGAGCATCGCCGGCGAGCAGATTATCGAATACACGGCCTACGGGGCAGTACTGCAGCGCACTGGCAACCACGGCCCGGGAGCCGTGCCGCAGAACCTCTACCGCACCGCCGATATCGACGAGTTCGGCCGTCTCGACAGCTGGGTAGCCATCGCGGTCGCGACCGACGAGCAGTGGCACAATCTCTGCGCCGCGCTCGGATCACCCTCCTGGGCAACGGACCCCGCGCTGGCCACCGCCGACGGCCGGCGTGCCCGCGAGGACGCGATCGACGACCATCTGGCGCCATGGTGTGTGTCCCGAAGCGGCGATGAGATCGTCGCAACGCTGTGGAATGCCGGTGTGCCGGTGGCCAAGGTGATGCAGCCGCACCGGCAGCCGGAGCTGGCGCAACTGGTCGCGCGCGGCTTTTTCGAGGTTATCGACCACCCGGTTAATGGCGCGGTTAGGCTCAGCAGCATGCCGATGCGGTTGTCCGGCGGGCCTTGCCGGTTCCACACCGAGCCGGCGCCATTGTTGGGACAGCACAATCGCGAGTTACTGACCGGGCTGGGCCTGCCGGCTGCCGAGATCGCCGAATTGGAAGCCGACGGCGTGATCGGCCGGACACCGGCCATGTACTCGGCAACCTGA
- a CDS encoding enoyl-CoA hydratase/isomerase family protein yields the protein MAGSDPPVDKVIRYEKDAKTRIATITFDRPGHLNAPTIAARLRYADLLHRASIDDDVKVLVIRGAGEDLGSGADLEEFMDVMNSEDQGPRLAEFRIGADEVKYPPIGSFRHGASVSQWYANPNSGIRGLQDFKKISILEVKGYCYGWHFYQAADADLVISSDDALFGHPSFRYYGWGPRMWWWAQTMGIRKFQEMVFTGRAFTAAEMYDCNFLNSVVPRDQLEAEVAKYALACARNRPNDTVFMQKVFFEIMKQFQGEYLGSLLSGFFESMGSGVRADSDDLMLDDAIEQGLGAAVKDYDSRFPPEWRLSKKQRPNRKKKKGE from the coding sequence ATGGCCGGATCGGATCCACCGGTGGACAAGGTCATTCGTTACGAAAAGGACGCCAAGACGCGCATCGCTACCATCACGTTCGACCGGCCCGGCCACCTCAACGCGCCGACGATCGCCGCCCGGTTGCGCTACGCCGACCTGCTGCACCGCGCGAGCATCGACGACGACGTCAAGGTGCTCGTGATTCGCGGTGCCGGAGAGGATCTCGGTTCGGGTGCCGATCTCGAGGAATTCATGGACGTCATGAATTCGGAGGATCAGGGTCCGCGACTTGCCGAGTTCCGCATCGGCGCAGACGAAGTCAAGTATCCACCGATCGGTTCCTTCCGGCACGGCGCGTCGGTCAGCCAGTGGTATGCCAACCCGAACTCCGGCATTCGTGGCCTGCAGGACTTCAAGAAGATCAGCATCCTGGAGGTGAAGGGCTACTGCTACGGTTGGCACTTCTATCAGGCCGCCGACGCTGACTTGGTGATCTCCAGCGACGATGCGCTCTTCGGGCATCCTTCGTTTCGGTACTACGGGTGGGGTCCGCGAATGTGGTGGTGGGCGCAGACCATGGGCATCCGGAAATTTCAGGAGATGGTCTTCACCGGAAGGGCTTTCACCGCCGCGGAGATGTATGACTGCAACTTCCTCAACAGCGTGGTGCCCCGCGACCAACTCGAAGCCGAGGTGGCGAAATACGCATTGGCGTGTGCGCGAAACCGGCCCAACGACACCGTGTTCATGCAGAAGGTGTTCTTCGAAATCATGAAGCAGTTCCAGGGTGAGTATCTGGGCAGCCTGCTCAGCGGTTTCTTCGAATCGATGGGCAGCGGTGTGCGGGCCGACTCCGACGACCTGATGCTCGACGACGCCATCGAACAAGGGCTCGGTGCTGCGGTCAAGGACTATGACAGCCGGTTCCCTCCGGAGTGGCGGCTCAGCAAGAAGCAGCGTCCCAACCGCAAGAAGAAGAAGGGTGAGTGA